A DNA window from Nitrospira sp. contains the following coding sequences:
- a CDS encoding ABC transporter substrate-binding protein, which produces MNVQMSNSTPGRGFISSRTGFGLIWVVIACLVALLIGTPTASAEQTATESVKSTINEVIHILNSEELNRLGRSGERRQKIEQIIRQRINYEDMAKRALGWSWIELTDTERQEFVALFVQVLRDTFACRIHNYADEQMLYLSEQREENFAEVRAKLSSPKTETLLDFRLTDVSGHWYAYDVIIDGAGLVSNYHAQFASIIRDHSYAGLVNKMKEKALVVKAFETTTDP; this is translated from the coding sequence ATGAATGTTCAGATGTCCAACAGTACCCCTGGTAGGGGATTCATCAGTTCCAGAACGGGTTTTGGTTTGATCTGGGTGGTGATTGCCTGCCTGGTTGCGCTACTGATCGGAACTCCTACGGCTTCCGCCGAGCAGACTGCTACAGAATCAGTCAAAAGCACCATCAATGAGGTGATCCATATTCTCAACAGTGAAGAGTTGAACCGGCTGGGCCGCTCCGGGGAACGACGTCAGAAGATTGAACAAATTATCAGGCAACGCATCAACTATGAAGACATGGCGAAACGAGCTCTGGGCTGGTCCTGGATAGAATTGACTGACACTGAGCGGCAGGAATTTGTTGCCCTCTTTGTTCAGGTACTCCGCGATACGTTTGCCTGCCGAATTCACAACTACGCTGATGAGCAAATGCTCTACCTGTCTGAACAGCGTGAAGAGAACTTTGCCGAGGTGAGAGCGAAGCTGTCTAGTCCTAAGACAGAGACTCTCCTCGATTTTCGTCTGACGGATGTGTCCGGCCATTGGTATGCGTACGATGTGATTATCGATGGCGCGGGACTGGTGAGCAATTACCATGCGCAGTTCGCCAGCATTATCCGCGACCATTCCTACGCAGGTTTGGTGAACAAGATGAAGGAGAAAGCCCTCGTCGTGAAAGCGTTTGAAACGACCACGGATCCATAG
- a CDS encoding helix-hairpin-helix domain-containing protein, whose protein sequence is MMMVDINSGTLDQLKTLVGIGDTYAKKIVEGRPYQRTDELVTKAGIPQTTYEKMKNHILTRPNQRDHRKVRAR, encoded by the coding sequence ATGATGATGGTCGACATTAATTCAGGGACACTTGACCAGCTTAAGACTCTGGTCGGAATCGGAGACACCTATGCCAAGAAGATCGTGGAGGGACGACCCTATCAACGCACGGATGAGCTGGTGACGAAGGCAGGCATTCCGCAAACGACCTACGAAAAGATGAAGAATCACATTCTAACGAGGCCGAACCAACGCGACCACCGCAAAGTCAGGGCGCGCTGA
- a CDS encoding DUF3309 family protein encodes MNTILIVVLGVLFLGLLPVWPHSSSWGYLPSGGLGFLLVVLVLLTLMGRTKRAPTVKP; translated from the coding sequence ATGAACACAATTCTTATTGTCGTATTAGGAGTGTTGTTTCTTGGCCTCCTTCCGGTCTGGCCCCACAGTAGCAGCTGGGGCTATCTCCCCAGTGGCGGGCTGGGCTTTCTCCTGGTAGTTCTGGTTCTTCTGACCCTGATGGGACGGACGAAACGAGCGCCAACTGTAAAGCCGTAA
- a CDS encoding ferritin-like domain-containing protein, translating into MLQRTSGGDKTNGAAVRKDGVMKGTPMMRDTATTEGNKANRKTVIRVLNEALATEIICILRYKRHYFMTAGISARHVKAKLLQHVTEERAHADRLVERILQLGGKPELSAERLLTRSHAEHIEGESLVEMIRADLLAERVAIEGYRDMITFIGSNDPTTQQVLERILAQEEAHAESLAGLLRE; encoded by the coding sequence GTGCTGCAGCGGACTTCTGGTGGGGATAAGACCAACGGGGCCGCTGTCCGCAAGGATGGGGTCATGAAGGGAACTCCCATGATGAGAGATACCGCAACGACGGAAGGGAACAAGGCCAACAGGAAAACTGTGATCAGAGTACTGAACGAAGCACTGGCCACGGAAATTATCTGCATCCTCCGTTACAAGCGTCATTACTTCATGACCGCCGGGATCAGTGCTCGTCACGTGAAGGCGAAGCTCCTCCAACATGTGACTGAGGAGCGAGCGCATGCTGATCGATTGGTTGAGCGCATTCTTCAGCTTGGAGGCAAGCCGGAGTTGTCTGCTGAACGGCTGCTGACCCGGAGCCATGCGGAACATATCGAAGGAGAGTCGTTGGTAGAGATGATCAGGGCCGATTTGCTCGCCGAACGGGTCGCGATCGAGGGCTATCGCGACATGATCACCTTTATTGGTTCCAATGATCCTACGACCCAGCAGGTCTTGGAGCGGATTCTGGCGCAAGAAGAAGCACACGCGGAGAGTCTCGCTGGTCTCTTGAGGGAATAA
- a CDS encoding protease modulator HflC — protein MTKQRLFIALLAMIITLVTLGALPLFVVDVIQTAIVVQLGKPVRNITEPGLYVKIPFVQEVTYFEKRLLDYDSNAQDVITSDKKTLLLDNFAKWRITDPLKVYQAFQSQRGALQRLNDIIYSELRVELGRHELLEIVSSTRADIMKVVTERANEKASVYGIEIQDVRIKRADLPEQNEKAVFARMQAERERQAKQYRAEGAEEAQKIRSEAEKDREILLAQAYKQSEELRGGGDAKAFRIYADAYRQDPKFFEFTRSMEAYKIAFKDGSTLVMSPDSEFFRYLRQR, from the coding sequence ATGACCAAACAGCGACTGTTCATCGCTCTCCTCGCCATGATCATCACGTTAGTTACCCTTGGGGCGTTGCCCCTCTTTGTTGTGGACGTGATCCAAACGGCCATCGTCGTGCAACTCGGTAAGCCCGTCCGCAACATCACCGAACCAGGGCTGTACGTGAAGATTCCGTTCGTGCAGGAGGTGACGTATTTCGAGAAACGGTTGCTCGATTATGATTCAAACGCGCAGGATGTCATTACCTCGGACAAGAAGACGCTGCTCTTGGATAATTTCGCCAAATGGCGGATCACCGATCCGTTGAAAGTGTATCAAGCATTCCAAAGTCAACGGGGGGCGCTTCAACGGCTGAACGATATTATCTATTCCGAGCTCCGTGTTGAGTTGGGCCGACATGAATTACTCGAAATCGTCTCGAGCACGCGGGCCGATATCATGAAGGTGGTCACGGAACGAGCGAATGAGAAAGCGTCCGTGTACGGCATCGAGATTCAGGATGTTCGGATCAAGCGGGCTGATTTACCCGAACAAAACGAGAAGGCGGTTTTTGCACGTATGCAAGCGGAACGAGAGCGACAGGCGAAACAATATCGGGCTGAAGGCGCGGAGGAAGCGCAAAAAATACGGTCGGAAGCCGAGAAAGACCGGGAAATCCTCTTGGCCCAAGCCTATAAGCAATCTGAGGAACTTCGAGGCGGCGGTGATGCCAAAGCGTTTCGGATCTATGCCGATGCCTATCGCCAAGATCCAAAATTTTTCGAATTTACGCGTTCGATGGAAGCCTACAAGATCGCCTTTAAAGACGGATCGACCCTGGTGATGAGCCCGGATTCGGAATTCTTTCGCTATTTAAGGCAACGTTAG
- the hflK gene encoding FtsH protease activity modulator HflK: MTWDPKEPWGKKSDPVEAALKQAKTQFEDLFPSGGLKNLLPSGGARTIIIVGVLIFLGWQSVFIVAPDEEGVVKRFGVPVRAADPGPHFKIPFVETVLQPKVEKLYRVEVGFRTTQQGRQQMVPQEALMLTGDMNILGIEFIVQYKIKEARDFLFNVADIHETIGKAAEASMREVVGKSKIDEALTTGKAVIQADTMTLLQTILDQYHAGVQIAAVQLQDVDPPEAVAAAFKDVTNAKEDREKLINQAQGYRNDIIPRAKGEAAELVNRAKGFAQARLNRAQGEANRFLDILKEYSQAKDVISKRIYIETMEAILPQMEKIIIDGKGGERVLPYLPLDRLSRPGSKPPAKPVSQPEVEELRPELPSTIRSRGPAS; encoded by the coding sequence ATGACATGGGACCCTAAGGAGCCATGGGGCAAGAAGTCGGATCCGGTTGAGGCGGCGCTCAAGCAGGCCAAGACGCAATTCGAGGATCTCTTTCCCTCTGGGGGATTGAAGAACCTTCTTCCCTCTGGCGGCGCGCGGACTATCATCATTGTGGGCGTACTGATTTTCCTGGGTTGGCAGAGCGTGTTTATCGTTGCACCGGACGAAGAAGGGGTAGTGAAACGGTTCGGGGTTCCGGTTCGCGCAGCCGACCCCGGACCGCATTTCAAGATTCCCTTTGTAGAAACCGTCCTCCAGCCGAAGGTCGAGAAACTCTATCGAGTGGAAGTCGGTTTCCGCACCACCCAGCAGGGACGCCAGCAGATGGTGCCCCAAGAAGCCCTGATGCTGACCGGCGATATGAACATCCTCGGGATCGAGTTCATCGTCCAATATAAGATCAAAGAAGCCCGCGACTTCCTGTTCAACGTTGCGGATATCCATGAAACCATCGGAAAGGCGGCTGAAGCCTCGATGCGAGAAGTGGTCGGCAAGAGCAAGATCGACGAGGCCCTGACCACCGGCAAAGCCGTGATTCAAGCAGACACCATGACCCTCCTGCAAACGATCCTCGATCAGTACCATGCTGGGGTACAGATTGCGGCCGTGCAACTCCAAGACGTCGATCCGCCGGAAGCAGTGGCGGCCGCCTTCAAGGATGTCACGAACGCCAAAGAAGACAGAGAAAAGCTGATCAATCAGGCTCAAGGGTACCGCAACGACATTATTCCGAGAGCGAAAGGGGAAGCCGCTGAGCTGGTGAATCGAGCAAAGGGGTTTGCGCAGGCACGCCTGAACCGCGCGCAAGGCGAGGCGAATCGTTTCCTTGATATCCTGAAGGAGTATAGCCAAGCCAAGGACGTGATCAGCAAACGGATTTATATCGAGACGATGGAAGCGATCTTGCCCCAGATGGAGAAAATCATCATCGACGGGAAGGGCGGCGAGCGGGTGCTGCCCTATCTGCCGTTGGATCGTCTCTCCAGGCCAGGCTCAAAGCCTCCGGCCAAGCCCGTCTCACAACCGGAGGTCGAGGAACTCCGGCCGGAGTTACCTTCTACGATCAGATCGAGAGGCCCCGCATCATGA
- a CDS encoding Crp/Fnr family transcriptional regulator: MIRIRPPFNLDTFLNKADQGKTILSFPKKQILFAQGDTTEAVFYIQTGKVKVTVVSEHGREAVVAILERGAFLGESCLVGQTVRTATATALEDSQIIRIDKAVMLRMLQEQPRFSEAFMSYLLTHSIRIQEDLVDQLFNSSEKRLARALLLLAHFGKESKPETVIAKISQETLAEMIGTTRSRVSFFMNKFRKLGFIDYKGGSHRNGALHVHSSLLNVVLHD, translated from the coding sequence ATGATACGCATACGACCACCATTCAATCTGGACACCTTTCTTAATAAGGCCGACCAGGGCAAAACGATTCTCTCGTTCCCCAAGAAACAGATTCTCTTCGCACAAGGAGATACAACTGAGGCGGTCTTCTATATTCAGACAGGCAAGGTGAAAGTAACCGTGGTCTCGGAACATGGCAGAGAAGCCGTCGTGGCGATTCTTGAGCGGGGGGCCTTTTTGGGAGAATCCTGTCTCGTGGGACAGACGGTCCGTACGGCGACCGCGACCGCCTTGGAAGACTCCCAGATTATCCGCATCGACAAAGCGGTCATGCTCCGCATGCTTCAGGAGCAGCCCCGGTTCTCCGAGGCGTTTATGTCCTATTTACTGACGCACTCGATCCGAATCCAAGAGGATCTGGTGGATCAACTGTTCAATTCCAGCGAGAAGCGGCTGGCGCGGGCGCTGCTGCTGTTGGCCCACTTTGGGAAGGAGAGCAAGCCGGAAACGGTCATTGCCAAGATCAGTCAGGAAACGTTGGCCGAAATGATCGGCACCACCCGTTCACGCGTCAGCTTCTTTATGAATAAGTTCCGCAAGCTGGGGTTCATCGATTACAAAGGTGGGTCACACCGGAATGGTGCATTACACGTGCATAGTTCTCTCCTCAATGTCGTGCTCCACGACTAA
- a CDS encoding helix-turn-helix transcriptional regulator produces MDIALLIRNRLKELRLDQRDLARAADVTESYISQLLTQKKLPPAPNRTDMYEKIGRALKLPQGQLAKLADQQRRDQLRKRIGEQPTPLLHNVRELILRKCDPKKTKQIREIFEKQHFGELERFVTQKLLGVVKSVARQELDNPTWVRKVARLSKKSYPQMRVRVLEFLDTTIFDLSDENCIAFLDPLIESWDIDLATFCMEIVLNRRVAPGHHKTFEFMERGPDKTSGEEPGLKEFLQNSLLSGDATEEELVFLRALTFENKRPTSLYYYRELQNLRDPLHFQPSPRKTSSR; encoded by the coding sequence ATGGATATTGCGCTCCTCATCAGAAATCGATTGAAAGAGTTGAGGCTAGACCAGCGGGATCTCGCTCGTGCGGCCGACGTGACCGAATCGTATATCTCACAGTTGCTGACGCAGAAAAAACTCCCACCGGCGCCGAACCGGACCGATATGTACGAGAAGATCGGACGAGCACTGAAATTGCCACAGGGACAGCTTGCCAAACTCGCCGATCAGCAGCGCCGCGACCAGCTCAGGAAACGGATCGGAGAGCAGCCGACCCCCTTGCTGCACAACGTGCGCGAATTGATCCTTCGCAAGTGTGATCCCAAAAAGACCAAGCAGATCCGCGAGATTTTCGAGAAACAGCACTTCGGCGAACTCGAGCGGTTCGTCACACAGAAGCTGCTCGGCGTCGTCAAAAGTGTCGCTCGGCAGGAACTCGATAATCCGACGTGGGTGCGGAAGGTGGCTCGACTGAGCAAGAAAAGCTATCCGCAGATGCGCGTCAGAGTACTGGAATTCTTGGATACGACAATCTTCGATCTCTCGGACGAGAACTGCATCGCATTCCTCGATCCCTTGATCGAATCCTGGGATATTGACCTTGCTACCTTTTGCATGGAAATTGTCCTGAACCGTCGGGTGGCACCGGGGCACCATAAGACGTTCGAGTTTATGGAACGAGGACCGGACAAGACGTCAGGGGAAGAGCCTGGGCTGAAAGAATTTCTTCAAAATTCCTTACTGAGCGGGGATGCAACGGAGGAGGAACTCGTATTTTTGCGGGCGTTGACGTTTGAGAATAAACGGCCGACCTCGCTTTACTATTACCGAGAGCTTCAAAACTTGAGAGACCCGCTGCACTTTCAACCTTCTCCCAGGAAAACTTCGTCACGGTAA
- a CDS encoding thiamine pyrophosphate-dependent enzyme: MSLDYVKFSPGFESFMPKEYRDMVEHGPFGKKTTVSQMGNFKEILEEHPMCAGCAMTLFIRLAIVAFPNPEDTITVGTAGCGRLAISQAAIPFVYGNYGDQNGVASGLSRGLRVRFGDKPKDVVVMAGDGGTADIGFQQVLHSWFRKERFTTIMLDNEVYGNTGGQESGMTTRGAVLKMAPLGKKFEKMDMVAMAKIAGCAYIATVVPNNPRRVESCIKKAVLIAREVGPTYIQAYTSCNIEYAIPTDQVMADAKTVEDDRYKFAEYVSEDAKAYLAERYGYKEYIQKPAAAIAKA; the protein is encoded by the coding sequence ATGAGTCTCGATTATGTAAAGTTCAGCCCAGGATTCGAATCCTTCATGCCGAAAGAATATCGGGATATGGTGGAGCACGGGCCCTTCGGAAAGAAGACGACCGTCTCGCAAATGGGAAACTTCAAAGAAATCCTCGAGGAGCATCCGATGTGCGCCGGTTGTGCGATGACTCTATTCATCCGGCTCGCCATCGTGGCATTCCCAAATCCCGAAGACACGATTACCGTCGGGACGGCAGGTTGCGGCCGGCTGGCGATTTCACAGGCTGCGATTCCGTTCGTGTACGGCAACTATGGAGACCAGAACGGCGTCGCCAGTGGACTGTCGCGCGGATTACGAGTTCGTTTCGGCGACAAGCCCAAGGACGTCGTCGTCATGGCCGGTGACGGTGGCACCGCCGACATCGGATTCCAGCAAGTCCTCCACTCCTGGTTCCGGAAAGAGCGATTCACGACGATCATGCTGGACAATGAAGTCTACGGGAATACCGGCGGACAAGAAAGCGGCATGACGACCAGAGGGGCTGTACTCAAGATGGCCCCGCTCGGCAAGAAGTTCGAAAAAATGGACATGGTCGCCATGGCGAAAATCGCGGGCTGCGCCTACATCGCCACCGTCGTGCCGAATAATCCGCGCCGGGTGGAAAGTTGCATCAAGAAGGCCGTGCTGATCGCTCGTGAAGTCGGGCCGACCTATATCCAAGCCTATACGTCCTGCAACATTGAGTATGCGATCCCGACCGACCAGGTGATGGCAGACGCCAAGACCGTTGAAGATGATCGATACAAGTTTGCCGAGTATGTGAGCGAGGATGCCAAGGCCTACTTAGCTGAGCGATACGGGTACAAAGAGTACATCCAGAAACCGGCCGCTGCGATCGCAAAGGCTTGA
- a CDS encoding transketolase C-terminal domain-containing protein, which translates to MDSTAIIGTTNKKGQVITDPHIMMNDAPRTPSFFTGSEVIKEAVRRANVDVMVAYPITPQSEAAALCGELFAEGYIGDYFRGESEFAVMSQCAGAAFGGARVFTTTAGPGTMRAMENFPMWSGARLPIQCIVTCRGINSPLSIQPDTIEIAYLMNTGMLVWHAETAQDFYDWIIKGYMVSEEPDVHLPLALCCDGFFVTHTKDTVDLTPVDMCLPPYDPYRSPVPCMDMECPPVRMMRDPFVMKSNYISYATHASWQQEVWAAAERSRKHTIAWLDGLIETEDVDADILIVSSGTAVSQGREAIRLLADEGIRVGLVKIKTLRPWPEEELLEATKHASHIIVPEFNVIGWLAKEIKATIPNSKRVVAGPRVCGGMTLPPEVIVEEVKKAIGMRSGVLAGRGG; encoded by the coding sequence ATGGACAGTACAGCCATCATCGGAACCACGAATAAGAAGGGACAAGTCATCACCGATCCACACATCATGATGAACGACGCGCCTCGTACGCCGTCGTTTTTTACCGGCAGTGAAGTGATTAAGGAAGCCGTCAGGCGCGCCAATGTCGATGTGATGGTGGCCTATCCCATCACACCCCAGAGCGAAGCGGCCGCCCTCTGCGGCGAGCTCTTTGCCGAGGGATATATCGGCGATTATTTCCGTGGGGAAAGCGAATTTGCGGTCATGTCGCAATGCGCCGGCGCTGCCTTCGGCGGGGCCCGTGTCTTCACGACGACCGCCGGGCCGGGTACCATGCGGGCTATGGAAAACTTTCCGATGTGGTCCGGAGCCAGATTGCCGATCCAATGTATCGTCACCTGTCGCGGCATCAATTCTCCCCTGTCGATCCAGCCGGACACCATCGAGATCGCCTACCTCATGAATACGGGCATGCTCGTCTGGCATGCGGAAACCGCACAGGATTTCTATGACTGGATCATCAAGGGCTACATGGTGTCGGAAGAGCCGGACGTGCATTTGCCCTTGGCCCTCTGTTGCGACGGATTTTTCGTGACCCATACGAAGGACACGGTCGACCTGACGCCCGTCGACATGTGCCTGCCCCCCTATGATCCCTATCGCTCACCCGTCCCCTGCATGGATATGGAATGTCCTCCGGTGCGGATGATGCGCGATCCGTTTGTGATGAAGAGCAACTACATCAGCTATGCCACGCATGCGAGCTGGCAACAGGAAGTCTGGGCCGCTGCAGAGCGGTCGCGCAAACACACGATCGCCTGGCTGGACGGCCTGATCGAAACCGAAGACGTCGACGCCGACATCCTCATCGTCTCCTCGGGAACCGCCGTCTCCCAAGGACGGGAAGCCATCCGCCTCCTGGCCGATGAAGGAATTCGTGTCGGGCTGGTAAAAATCAAAACCCTACGCCCATGGCCGGAAGAAGAACTTCTCGAAGCGACCAAACATGCCTCGCACATCATCGTGCCCGAGTTCAATGTCATCGGATGGCTGGCCAAGGAAATCAAAGCCACGATCCCGAACAGCAAGCGCGTCGTTGCCGGACCCCGCGTCTGCGGCGGCATGACCTTGCCACCGGAAGTGATCGTCGAGGAGGTTAAGAAGGCGATCGGCATGCGATCCGGCGTGCTGGCGGGACGCGGCGGATGA
- the erpA gene encoding iron-sulfur cluster insertion protein ErpA: MITITATAEGKLRELMQEEKDTVGLRVFVKGGGCHGYQYGMAFESNMSEDDTVIEKGDVKVIMDSQSAPLLAGCEVDYMDSVQGSGFAIKNPQAKTTCGCGSSFSA, translated from the coding sequence ATGATTACGATTACAGCGACTGCTGAAGGAAAACTTAGAGAACTCATGCAGGAAGAGAAAGACACGGTCGGCCTGCGCGTATTCGTCAAAGGCGGGGGTTGCCATGGCTACCAGTACGGGATGGCCTTCGAGTCCAACATGAGCGAGGACGATACCGTCATAGAAAAGGGTGATGTGAAAGTGATCATGGACTCCCAAAGCGCCCCGCTGCTGGCCGGCTGCGAAGTCGACTATATGGACAGCGTGCAAGGCTCCGGCTTTGCGATTAAGAACCCGCAGGCGAAAACGACCTGTGGCTGCGGCAGTTCATTCAGCGCATAA
- the nuoI gene encoding NADH-quinone oxidoreductase subunit NuoI produces the protein MKLRERLTGHYRGFKEWIKLITFYEIAVGMKSTMSHLIHYKPITLQYPHEKRVLPDNYRGMLALLRYDDGTDKCVGCDLCEAACPSRVITVVSDEVPGEPVKRYAKEYSMDMTRCLFCGMCVQACPVDALAMTREYEWAVYDKRELLLNKQQLLAIGDRSFPNREKRLEFQHPNLALFNVGFPGQRAKEDHALSQAGAGTALAH, from the coding sequence ATGAAGCTCAGAGAGAGATTGACAGGGCACTATCGGGGATTCAAAGAGTGGATCAAGCTGATCACCTTCTATGAGATTGCTGTAGGAATGAAGTCCACCATGAGCCATCTCATTCATTACAAGCCGATAACTCTCCAGTATCCCCACGAGAAACGGGTCTTGCCAGACAACTATCGGGGCATGTTGGCCTTGCTGCGCTATGACGATGGGACCGATAAGTGCGTAGGCTGTGATCTCTGCGAGGCAGCTTGTCCTTCTCGTGTGATCACAGTTGTGAGCGACGAAGTGCCGGGCGAGCCTGTCAAACGATATGCCAAGGAATATTCTATGGACATGACTCGGTGCCTTTTTTGTGGGATGTGCGTCCAGGCTTGCCCAGTTGACGCACTCGCCATGACCCGGGAATATGAATGGGCCGTCTACGACAAGCGCGAGTTATTGCTCAATAAGCAGCAGTTGCTGGCGATCGGGGATCGATCCTTCCCGAACAGAGAGAAACGCCTTGAGTTTCAACATCCCAATCTGGCGCTCTTCAATGTCGGGTTTCCTGGGCAACGAGCCAAGGAAGACCATGCGCTCTCGCAGGCTGGAGCTGGTACAGCTCTAGCGCATTGA
- a CDS encoding phosphate-starvation-inducible PsiE family protein, protein MEKVVELGRHNQTNRWSFFQGILSDKTIGMMEALDGFGYFTTGLSFLVVSMVLFLRAWYVFAVAVGEDPVLAVLGLVHDLLLVIILLELFRTTINFLKTKVITLEPFLYICVIASTRRILTTGAQVSYMGELTDLIFNRYLMDLGANVLVVVVLIVAVYLSRRTAPPAMIWRSENSSSH, encoded by the coding sequence ATGGAGAAAGTTGTCGAACTGGGTAGACATAACCAGACCAACCGATGGTCTTTTTTCCAAGGGATCCTGAGTGACAAGACCATCGGCATGATGGAAGCCCTTGACGGGTTTGGATACTTCACGACCGGACTGAGCTTCCTGGTGGTCAGCATGGTGCTCTTTCTCCGTGCGTGGTACGTGTTTGCGGTGGCGGTGGGAGAAGACCCGGTTCTTGCTGTCCTCGGGCTGGTGCATGATCTCTTGCTGGTGATCATTCTCTTGGAGTTGTTCAGGACCACCATTAATTTTCTCAAAACTAAAGTGATTACCCTGGAACCCTTCTTATATATCTGCGTGATTGCCTCAACGCGGCGTATCCTGACAACCGGGGCTCAAGTGTCGTACATGGGCGAACTGACCGATCTCATATTCAACCGCTATCTCATGGACCTTGGGGCGAATGTGCTGGTCGTGGTGGTCCTGATTGTCGCGGTGTATCTCTCGCGCCGAACTGCTCCCCCGGCCATGATATGGAGGAGCGAAAACAGCTCATCGCACTAG
- a CDS encoding BON domain-containing protein produces the protein MNTRIALIVCATLVIVGLVLTGLANGLGNANEPTSLNDAWLTTKTKIALFTDARVMGREINVESAQGLVMIRGNVSSDETKQTVEGIANGINGVKSVKNDLQVVRPSQREVINDKHEAGIIRDQNEPCQDRSD, from the coding sequence ATGAACACACGGATTGCTCTGATCGTATGCGCGACGTTGGTCATCGTTGGATTAGTCTTGACAGGATTGGCGAACGGGCTCGGCAATGCGAACGAGCCTACCTCCCTCAATGATGCCTGGCTCACCACAAAGACCAAGATTGCCCTGTTTACTGATGCTCGAGTGATGGGAAGAGAGATCAACGTCGAAAGTGCACAGGGTTTAGTGATGATCCGGGGCAACGTGAGTTCTGATGAGACAAAGCAGACGGTGGAAGGTATCGCCAACGGAATCAATGGAGTCAAGTCGGTGAAGAACGACTTGCAAGTGGTGCGACCATCTCAGCGTGAGGTGATCAACGACAAACACGAGGCGGGTATCATTCGGGACCAGAATGAACCGTGCCAAGACCGGTCCGACTGA